CGGATACCGCCGCATTCGTTAGTCTCACTGAGTGGAGCCGACTGGTTCATACAGcgggagaaaaatttgacttcGATGAATTCTGGGTGGCTACTCGTCATCGTGATGCTGTTAGTTAGTGTCTGAAACAGGATTGCAGCGAACATTCGTAACTCTTCCACAAACCCTAATCGTCACTCCAGTGAAGAATGTATACGCTACCTCGTACTGACTGAGGATGATATCCACCACTGTCTTATTGTCAGACTTACTGTCGAGGAGCCCGACGGAAGAACCGTTGATACGCAGGCTCAAATCCCGGTAATTCTCACTCACAGCTTTGGTCACGTCGAATATAACGTTAATGCTGTTCTTTTGAATTTGCTTATTTatctgtaataaataattaatcaatctcTAGGCTTGCAGTCTGCATTCTATCCCACCCGGTCTTCTGAAGTATTGCTTACCTGCGTTATGGAGGGATAATCGAGGATTTCAGCGTGTGTATAGGCACCTTTTTCGTCCAAGTGGCACGTCTCGTCGTTTGGTTCAACGATTCCTGCTagctgtaaaaattatttctccgtTTGATTACTTGTCACACCTTTGAAAGGAAAGTATTCCGTTTTTTTCAGAGAGTGCGGCATGGTCTGGAGTAGCTCTTATTAATTAAGACCCATCACTCCCGCCACTCATCTCAATTTGGTGGCTTTATTTACAATGAGTTTCACTTTGAATCGACGTACTGTAGTGTATTACACGTATATCATACACACCTTGCCATCGCCAGCTATGTGATATGTGGCATCGGATGAGTATACCAAAAGGCGACGCGCATTCTTACGCCAACCGATATCATGCTGGCAGACTATGGCTTGCATTAATCCATCTAAACCGCCTTCTGGGACGTCCAGATTAGCAGAGATTTCCGCCTTTTCTACTTTTGTCTGTTAAAAATACAGGACTTGAGTGATACACGGAGATTTGACGTATTAACTTGTTGTAGATGTATCGGCAGAATCGCACATACCGTAAAAAGTGAGACATCCGTGCCCAGTTTCATTTGATGCTTGAATTCATAGGGTAAAGCACACGGCGTCCCATCCTTCAATTTGCACATTTTTAAAAGCCTGAAATTAAAAAGTGATACATCGagagagaataatttttaatttcataaatattatagtagaatatacatatttcggattttcaatatttttcgcattagcatttatttctaattatgTTGATAAAATTGCATATCTCTCCGAggaaaaatatcaattcatACATCTATTGTGTCATAGGcagaatgagaagaaaaataattatgcagGCGCATAGATATTTATAGATAATCACACGATGAATAAACTCAAGACTCATTCATCCGAATGAATGAAAAGGTGAAGAATGAATTTCTCAGCCTAAATACTAATAGACACTGTTAACAATTCGAATTTAAAGTATGACGTAAGTCTTtgatatttaacaatttttacagCTTTCCAGGCTTGTCATCAGTTCAAGATTATCCTTGATGCCTACCATTCTCTCTCCGTGTTTGTCATAGGTAGGACTACCTTGTCGATGAAGCTACCAAACCCGAGATGAAAATTGGAGGTAAGTTTGCCCATGGCTTCTACCACCTTTGCGCCTAACTTAGCAAGATTGTTTCTATAAGGTTCCATTGATGCGGATAAATCCATGAGGAAGTAGAGATCGACAGGGTAATCATTGGCTTGCTGATAAGATATGTTTATGCGCAGCTCTTCCTGACGGCGCAAGGATATCTTTACGTGTTGCGGCTTCACCTGGGTTTGATTATTTTGCTGGGAGGAAAATGGATCATCGTTCAGGACCAACGTCTCGTTTTTATCCACTACCAAATCTATGCGACACCATGATTCACTGTTGAATTTTCGGTGCGTGCAGCGTGGTTGCTCGGGGATATTTTCAACGGCATCCTCGGACTTGATTGGTCGCTGTAATGCAACGAGCATACGTACgtttttaaagaaataaatttcaaacttgacgtgataaaaaattaaaaaatgatgtaGGTATCCAACGAGCATACGCGGTGAAACTTTTTAAATTACCCGGACTTCCGTTTATTGAACGGCAATCTCGTGAACATGAGAAATACCATTGCTGTATTAAGCTTCCGTGAATCGTTACACAATTTACACTTAAAGCACACTCGTTGGCAGTTTCTAacttcttcaattttctctaaattttgCGTCGGAAAGATTCTCAACTGCGAAACGATCCCATTGATTCGAATGAATGTCAGACGAAAGATTATGTAGTTTAGTTGAATCGAACGCGGAAAGTCTTACGAAGACTTCATCATCTTTAATTCAGGAATAGCCACGGTTTCTATCTCGTCATtggaaaattccaaaatttcagCAATCAGCGGTGCAGCAGAGGTCTAGTGCGCTGATTTTTCGAACACCCAGATGTCGTTAATCCGCAGCATTGTTCTTGGCTCGAATTCCTGGTTCTTTcaatactatatatatatgtatatatatgtatatacctataacgcATTCAATACTCACAATATCTGCACACCATACGCATTGCGGTGTCCGGATGCATGCCGCGCAGGTTTCTTTAGTCTCGCAGGAGATGTCTTCGGTGTCCGGGTAGCCGTATGCAACTATTAGATGAATAGACACTAGGCACACCAGCACCCTGACTCCCGGCTTAAGGCCCATCGTTCAAGTCAACTTCGCTATTACTATATCGTtcttattgtttatttattactgACTATTACGTAGGCccacaataattaaaaaatctcaaGTCCACCTTGCAGATACTGCTCTAAGTACCGTGAACTGTCAGCTCATATCGTCAAGTGAAGACTTTACGACAAGGGCGAGGCACGGGTGACGAGAAAACAGCGGAAGCTGCGGTATGCCCCGGAAGTATGACGCAGCGATACAAGCATAGCGTCAGCGTACAGTTTTGATTGCGTTCAACCTCCACAGTGTCACTTCTGCGACGAATTAGCCTGCACTTATTTATCACACGTATACCAACTTTCAACACAACACGTGATTTGCGGTGGATTTATCAAATCGCTGAGTGTGTGTGACATTTCTTTCCTTTCAGTGCTCCGTTTTATTCgattatataatgtatactggagttattaaatatttaattgtatTGTATTGAGCTATGATaatatcgattattttttaacgatacgaACTATTTGACTGTTACAAATATGGAGCTAATTATGGCACTATGACTTCACGAGGAGACGTATTAGGTATAACGATagattacattatatattacattacGTAGAGTGTTTTATAACTTGGAGTATAATTAGAATAATGCGATTCGCGCGGAGTTACGTGGTTTTGCCAAGGTGCCGAGCTATTTTTCTATCATTGCGCTTTGTCGTTTCCTGAAGttgtttattcaaatgttCAATTCGTTTCCACTCCGAATTTCTGCTCTGATTCGCTTTGTTCCTGCATGGTcataacattttatttacgaaactgtataaaaattttactataGGGTTCGTCACAATTACCAAGCATCTTTGAGCTTCTGTAAATCCGTTACACCTAATTCGTGACTCGGTATCGCGCTTACAATCCCTTCCTTTATCTCATACTTGGACATCAGAGCTTCGACTTCTCGATCAACCATTGCGATTCCTTCCtgaaattcttggttttcacgTCTGATATTGCCAATGGCCGCCGTTGCATTATCCGTGGACTGTATGGAAAAATGAAGAGATTATTCATAACGTGAATATAATCCACAACCGATGATGTCTAGTTGACCTACTCACGTAATAGGTCAAGGCATTTAAAAACTTTGGCACCGCCTCCGCAACCCTGTTTTCGAATATCactctgaaaaatatcgaacgaATTTAATCCATTGTTCGTACCATAAAATTCCATGTTGCGTGATGGGAGCCCAAAGCGATGTAGTACATATTCTCAACGCACCGAAACATCTCGTCTTCGATTTTTCGGTGAATTAATTAACCAACAAAAACTAAGAAAATAGGTTTGAACCTCTACAGTACATTGTGCGTTACAGCAAGATGCTGAGAAgtttgtaaaagaaataacgaaaaaatttgtcacatcTGCCTCTATGGAGTTGATAAAGGTATTTCGCACAGTCAAAGAACGCCCAACGGCTGGTAACGCAGTTTTAGATATAAACATATTATCATAATCACAGTTCATTCGTTCGCAGACTTTGGGTCCGATCCGCTGCGCCGTTTATCCCCTTGATCTCCTCTCGCTTCTTGCAGAGGAGTATCCTAGACGCTTCGATGGATTCCTCGTGGGTTACCTCCAGACCGCGGAAGTGTTGAGACTTCTCAGTGGCTGCAGTTTCCATTTCGTCATATCGCCGAAATTTACGCAGCAATTCGTACGACTCTTCTCTCAGTTTGTTCTTCTGGTTGTCGAGGTTCGCATTCTGCGGATAAACGGTTAACGGTTAGTTCGATTAGGGTTACCTACAACCGTTCTTGTCCAACTCACAAACCTTTGGCCTACCTACGCTCGCCAACTTACCTTCAGTATGGATGCGTCGATCCTAGCCTTTACCGAGGACTGGCTACGGGCTAGTGCTTGTGATTCCGCCATTCAGCTTTCTTGACTCGTCTCAGTGGTAACAGCGTGTAATTCTGCGAACGCTAAATCTTTTATCACGTCAATTAAATCCACCGTGCTACGTTAATATCCGGCGTTCCTTGTATCAGGTtatgtagaaaaaaacaaaagatattAGGGTGTAGAATAAACAGCAAATAAATTGCTTGCGGTTAGGCGTTTACCGCGCTGCCCCCTTATTGATAAAAAAGGTATCTGCGCGGTATAGCTATCGGCGGGTTGCCTTGGATCAGGCGCTATGCACAAACTTCAAACTACCTTAATCAACTCTGTTTAGTCTTGAATCATATTGAACGTTGACTtataaagacagttgccctAATGGACTTTGGTATGACAACCAGAAATcgttaccgatttcgacatgatgctggcagcattcaccttccgagtaacacagtcttcgcaatggtaagCCCAAGCCAGTACTTAGTCAGTGTGTActtaccgacttgtcggcgatacaagaaatcAATAATgcgagaataaattttttccaaacttcgtagcaaaacagtgatttaattgaagtataggtacccgagagaagaatgtacATATAGATCATAAAAGATAATggatcagatgtaataatgatgcagagaccaagAAGTATATGTGTATGTGCGGTTCAcgtacgatattaatatatatgatccatttacgattaatacgtCATACATACTGTAAAATTTTATAGttttccaggagacaaactagattatctacaataatgcGGCTACGATATGAAAACAGACGAATTATtgatttcgaaatgggattctattcgacacgcgctagatgtattccataacattaatattcataattattccaacaacttttcatttgctctctcgatcttagATTATCGTGAGAAGGAAT
The sequence above is drawn from the Neodiprion pinetum isolate iyNeoPine1 chromosome 2, iyNeoPine1.2, whole genome shotgun sequence genome and encodes:
- the LOC124212021 gene encoding integrin beta-PS-like, with translation MGLKPGVRVLVCLVSIHLIVAYGYPDTEDISCETKETCAACIRTPQCVWCADIRPIKSEDAVENIPEQPRCTHRKFNSESWCRIDLVVDKNETLVLNDDPFSSQQNNQTQVKPQHVKISLRRQEELRINISYQQANDYPVDLYFLMDLSASMEPYRNNLAKLGAKVVEAMGKLTSNFHLGFGSFIDKVVLPMTNTEREWLLKMCKLKDGTPCALPYEFKHQMKLGTDVSLFTTKVEKAEISANLDVPEGGLDGLMQAIVCQHDIGWRKNARRLLVYSSDATYHIAGDGKLAGIVEPNDETCHLDEKGAYTHAEILDYPSITQINKQIQKNSINVIFDVTKAVSENYRDLSLRINGSSVGLLDSKSDNKTVVDIILSQYETLTNSITMTSSHPEFIEVKFFSRCMNQSAPLSETNECGGIRVNKSVQFEISIKAIECPERPEDWHQIIEIKPQGVDERLTIEVDLICDCPCSKPDNGYFKANAPECHGQGNLACGICECNKYFQGKDCYCPRNGPEVTEISSTGCVPANATKAEPCSGKNRGKCVCGKCECLAGPKQGDKYMGKFCECDNFSCPRSNLKVCGGPSRGTCYCGKCKCKPGWNGDSCECSTSNTCINPVSEKVCSGFGECKCGICECDTTKGRTGQYCQDCPTCSNQYCETLKDCVECYVHKTGLAVVGDGCDSTQCGNVEVSEKVETIDEPEADSKYKKCVVPDDNGCTFAFKYEVGGYQRGDQRFDTVIAEKKKKCSALPLFSPLTTAAGVILLTLFLGLLGLLAWKAVTMFHDHREYVKFEKERVCATYEGGTNPIYKAAKSTFNNPMFGTESTAQ
- the LOC124212485 gene encoding uncharacterized protein, coding for MAESQALARSQSSVKARIDASILKNANLDNQKNKLREESYELLRKFRRYDEMETAATEKSQHFRGLEVTHEESIEASRILLCKKREEIKGINGAADRTQSLRTNELVIFENRVAEAVPKFLNALTYYSTDNATAAIGNIRRENQEFQEGIAMVDREVEALMSKYEIKEGIVSAIPSHELGVTDLQKLKDAWNKANQSRNSEWKRIEHLNKQLQETTKRNDRKIARHLGKTT